The following coding sequences are from one Pelagovum sp. HNIBRBA483 window:
- a CDS encoding S-(hydroxymethyl)glutathione dehydrogenase/class III alcohol dehydrogenase, producing MRTKAAVALAAGKPLEVMEVNLDGPRAGEVLVEIKATGICHTDEFTLSGADPEGLFPAILGHEGAGVVVEVGPGVTSLKPGDHVIPLYTPECRECEYCLNPKTNLCQSIRSTQGQGLMPDGSSRFSTLDGDPILHYMGCSTFSNHTVLPEIALAKVREDAPFDKICYIGCGVTTGIGAVINTAKVEIGSRAIVFGLGGIGLNVIQGLRLAGADQIVGVDINADKKPMAERFGMTDFVNPTEVDGDLVAYLVNLTKGGADYTFDATGNVQVMRTALESAHKGWGESIIIGVAPAGAEISTRPFQLVTGRSWRGTAFGGARGRTDVPKIVDWYMEGKIDIDPMITHQLSLNDINKGFDLMHAGESIRSVVVY from the coding sequence ATGCGTACAAAAGCCGCCGTCGCACTCGCCGCTGGCAAACCGCTGGAAGTCATGGAGGTCAATCTGGACGGCCCCCGCGCAGGCGAGGTTCTCGTGGAAATCAAAGCCACAGGCATCTGCCACACAGATGAATTCACGCTCTCAGGTGCTGATCCCGAAGGCTTGTTTCCAGCCATTCTTGGGCACGAAGGTGCTGGCGTGGTGGTCGAGGTCGGCCCCGGGGTCACATCTCTGAAGCCCGGCGATCACGTCATCCCGCTCTACACGCCCGAGTGCCGCGAGTGTGAATATTGCCTCAACCCCAAAACGAACCTCTGCCAGTCAATTCGTAGCACCCAAGGCCAAGGCTTGATGCCTGATGGCAGCTCGCGCTTTTCGACACTCGATGGCGATCCGATTCTCCACTACATGGGCTGTTCGACCTTTTCCAATCACACCGTCCTGCCGGAGATCGCCTTGGCAAAGGTGCGAGAGGACGCTCCTTTTGACAAAATCTGCTACATCGGTTGTGGCGTCACTACCGGCATCGGGGCGGTTATCAACACCGCCAAAGTCGAAATTGGCAGCCGCGCGATCGTCTTTGGCCTCGGCGGTATTGGCCTGAACGTCATTCAAGGCCTCCGCCTTGCAGGCGCTGATCAAATCGTCGGCGTCGATATCAACGCCGACAAAAAGCCGATGGCAGAACGTTTCGGCATGACCGATTTCGTCAACCCGACAGAGGTTGACGGCGATCTTGTCGCCTATCTTGTCAACCTCACTAAAGGGGGCGCGGATTACACGTTTGATGCCACTGGCAACGTTCAAGTGATGCGTACCGCACTCGAGAGCGCCCACAAAGGCTGGGGCGAGTCGATCATCATCGGCGTTGCACCCGCCGGAGCCGAAATTTCCACACGCCCCTTCCAGCTTGTGACGGGGCGTAGCTGGCGCGGCACGGCCTTTGGCGGCGCAAGAGGCCGGACCGATGTGCCTAAGATCGTCGACTGGTACATGGAAGGTAAGATCGACATCGACCCGATGATCACGCATCAGCTGTCATTAAATGACATCAACAAGGGCTTCGATTTGATGCACGCCGGCGAGTCGATCCGCTCGGTCGTCGTCTACTAA
- the mbfA gene encoding iron exporter MbfA, with amino-acid sequence MIPGIGNRRNFGDLSEQEILALAISSEEDDARIYRSYAERLRAEFPATANIFDGMAKEEDEHRRRLIELHDQRFGKVIPLIRREHVSGFHTRRPVWLIENLGLERIREEAAQMERDAERFYRAAAARTSNTDTRKLLGDLAAAEAGHEKAAQEMEQSLIDDDAIDHENKAAHRQFVLTWVQPGLAGLMDGSVSTLAPIFATAFATQNTETTFLVGLAASIGAGISMGFTEAASDDGQISGRGSPTKRGIAAGVMTTLGGLGHAMPYLIPDFWTATITAIIVVFIELWAIVWIQNKYMDTPFLRATFQVVLGGALVFAAGALIGGG; translated from the coding sequence ATGATCCCTGGTATCGGAAACCGCAGGAATTTCGGTGATTTGAGCGAGCAGGAAATCCTTGCGCTTGCGATTTCTTCCGAAGAGGACGACGCCCGCATATATCGCTCTTATGCCGAACGCTTGCGCGCGGAGTTTCCCGCAACCGCCAATATCTTTGACGGAATGGCCAAGGAAGAAGACGAACACCGCCGCCGCCTGATCGAGTTGCATGACCAACGCTTTGGGAAGGTAATTCCCCTGATCCGGCGCGAGCACGTTTCCGGCTTTCACACTCGCCGTCCTGTCTGGCTGATCGAAAACCTAGGCCTTGAGCGCATCCGCGAAGAGGCCGCGCAAATGGAGCGCGACGCCGAGCGATTCTACCGTGCAGCCGCAGCCCGCACCAGCAACACAGACACCCGTAAACTCCTTGGTGACCTTGCTGCCGCCGAAGCAGGGCACGAGAAGGCCGCCCAAGAAATGGAGCAATCACTTATCGATGACGATGCCATCGACCATGAAAACAAGGCAGCGCATCGCCAGTTCGTTCTAACATGGGTCCAACCCGGCCTTGCGGGGTTGATGGACGGCTCTGTCTCTACGCTCGCCCCGATCTTTGCCACGGCCTTCGCCACCCAAAACACCGAGACGACCTTCCTCGTAGGACTCGCGGCCTCCATCGGCGCGGGCATATCAATGGGCTTCACCGAAGCCGCTTCAGATGACGGGCAGATTTCCGGTCGCGGCAGCCCGACCAAGCGCGGCATTGCCGCAGGCGTTATGACGACCCTCGGTGGGCTGGGCCATGCCATGCCCTACCTCATTCCTGATTTCTGGACCGCGACGATCACCGCAATCATCGTTGTTTTCATCGAACTTTGGGCGATTGTCTGGATTCAGAACAAATATATGGATACGCCCTTCCTCCGCGCGACGTTCCAAGTCGTTCTTGGCGGCGCGTTGGTCTTTGCTGCAGGCGCCCTCATCGGCGGCGGTTAG
- a CDS encoding S41 family peptidase, producing MKKFAIAAISGSILGLLVTTQIAGPLIAQEDRSNSTVYEQLDLFGDIFERIRAQYVEEVDAPDLIEAAINGMLTSLDPHSSYLSPEDAADMRVQTRGEFGGLGIEVTQEDGWVKVVSPMDGTPADAAGILAGDFITAVDGESLLGLTLDDAVEMMRGPVGSEIIITIVRDGETEPFDVSIIRDTIKLTAVRARTEDRSVILRITTFNDQTMSNLEDGFNEQVEAAGGMDAINGIVLDLRNNPGGLLNQAVFVSDAFLDAGEIVSTRGRDPQDGERFNATPGDISEGKPIVILVNGGSASASEIVAGALQDHRRAIVVGTKSFGKGSVQTVMPLRGDGAMRLTTARYYTPSGRSIQSLGIQPDIIVEQPRNRNVAEEEESPQRRSEADLRGALDNDSLSEDERRQIEEDASRAEATAALREEDYQLAYAIDILRGLSALGPGN from the coding sequence ATGAAGAAATTTGCCATCGCCGCCATTTCAGGCTCGATCCTCGGGCTGTTGGTAACAACGCAGATTGCCGGTCCTTTGATTGCGCAAGAGGATCGCAGCAACTCGACTGTTTACGAACAACTTGATCTCTTCGGTGATATATTTGAACGCATCCGCGCCCAATATGTCGAAGAGGTTGACGCCCCCGATTTGATCGAAGCCGCAATTAACGGCATGCTCACTTCGCTCGACCCGCATTCCAGCTACCTATCGCCGGAAGACGCCGCAGACATGCGCGTGCAAACGCGCGGCGAGTTTGGCGGCCTCGGTATCGAAGTGACCCAAGAAGACGGCTGGGTAAAGGTCGTTTCCCCGATGGATGGCACACCAGCTGACGCCGCCGGAATTCTCGCAGGTGACTTCATCACCGCTGTTGACGGCGAAAGCCTCCTCGGCCTGACACTGGACGATGCCGTCGAAATGATGCGCGGGCCGGTCGGGTCCGAGATCATCATTACAATCGTGCGTGACGGTGAAACCGAGCCGTTCGATGTCTCGATCATCCGGGACACGATCAAGCTGACCGCCGTGCGTGCCCGCACCGAGGACCGTTCGGTCATCCTGCGCATCACCACGTTCAATGATCAAACGATGAGCAACCTCGAAGATGGCTTCAACGAACAGGTCGAAGCAGCAGGCGGCATGGATGCGATCAACGGCATCGTCCTTGATCTGCGCAATAACCCCGGTGGCCTTCTGAATCAGGCGGTTTTTGTCTCAGACGCCTTCCTCGACGCGGGCGAGATCGTCTCTACCCGTGGCCGCGATCCGCAGGATGGCGAACGCTTCAACGCCACACCCGGCGATATCAGTGAGGGCAAACCGATCGTGATCCTTGTCAACGGCGGCTCCGCCTCCGCATCCGAGATCGTGGCCGGCGCGCTTCAGGATCACCGCCGCGCAATCGTGGTCGGCACCAAATCCTTTGGTAAAGGGTCGGTTCAAACCGTGATGCCCTTGCGGGGCGATGGCGCAATGCGTCTTACAACAGCGCGGTACTACACGCCGTCAGGCCGCTCGATTCAGTCCTTGGGTATCCAGCCGGACATCATCGTCGAGCAACCGCGTAACCGCAACGTGGCCGAGGAGGAAGAGTCACCCCAACGCCGCTCCGAGGCTGATCTCCGCGGCGCGCTTGACAATGACAGCCTTTCAGAAGACGAGCGCCGTCAGATCGAGGAGGACGCCAGCCGTGCCGAGGCTACTGCCGCCCTTCGTGAAGAGGACTATCAACTCGCATATGCAATCGACATTCTGCGCGGCCTGAGCGCACTAGGCCCGGGTAACTGA
- a CDS encoding TetR/AcrR family transcriptional regulator, with translation MPHSSEQPKRGRKFDEVLNGAREVFLSRGFEGAGVDEIARVAGVSKATLYSYFADKEQLFVEVVRSECKLMADGAAASIDVGAPAADVLYFVAEQILRFTLSEFSIKIFRICVAEAERFPKLGREFYEAGPLMGQRRLVEFFKAAAERGELRITNFELAADQFSELCQALLWPQLVFGIRTDFTDDEIAEVSSEAVKTFLARFAS, from the coding sequence ATGCCACACAGCTCAGAACAACCGAAACGCGGGCGCAAATTTGACGAGGTGCTCAATGGCGCGCGGGAGGTCTTTCTTTCGCGAGGCTTCGAGGGGGCTGGCGTGGATGAGATCGCACGCGTTGCGGGGGTTTCGAAGGCAACGCTATATAGCTATTTTGCCGACAAGGAGCAGCTATTCGTCGAGGTGGTGCGCAGCGAGTGCAAGCTTATGGCTGACGGTGCTGCGGCCAGCATTGATGTGGGCGCGCCGGCTGCTGATGTTCTCTACTTTGTGGCGGAGCAGATTTTGCGATTCACGCTTTCTGAGTTCTCGATCAAGATCTTTCGCATTTGTGTGGCGGAAGCGGAGCGGTTTCCTAAACTGGGGCGGGAATTTTATGAAGCGGGGCCGCTCATGGGACAGCGGCGCCTTGTGGAGTTCTTCAAAGCGGCGGCGGAGCGTGGCGAACTGCGCATAACGAATTTTGAATTGGCGGCAGATCAGTTTTCGGAGCTTTGCCAGGCGCTACTGTGGCCGCAACTGGTTTTCGGCATTCGAACCGATTTCACGGACGACGAAATTGCTGAGGTATCGAGCGAAGCTGTGAAAACATTCTTGGCGCGTTTTGCATCCTGA
- the gpmI gene encoding 2,3-bisphosphoglycerate-independent phosphoglycerate mutase, producing the protein MTIPKPVVLCILDGWGKRADKIANATLLANTPTFDKIVATCPNAELITHGPDVGLPSGQMGNSEVGHTNIGAGRTVAMDLGQIDLAIEDGSFGAMPALQSFIATLKETGGTAHLMGLVSDGGVHGHITHIRAAIAELTAAGIPVILHAITDGRDVAPSSAKKFMAELVATLPENATIGTVIGRYYAMDRDNRWERVETAYRAIMQGAGVTSAQDAQSAISQAYEAGKTDEFIEATCIGTYAGVQQGDGFFCLNFRADRARELLAAIADPNFDGFERGDVTAFSAHLGMVEYSDRHNDWFATVFPKRAINNTLGSWVAQHGLTQFRLAETEKYPHVTFFLNGGKETPEVGEDRHMPKSPKVATYDLQPEMSAAEVTDHFVAAIEKGYDLIVTNYANPDMVGHTGDLEAAIKACEAVDQGLSRVLAALKKAGGAMIITADHGNCEVMVDPVTGGPHTAHTLSPVPVAVIGAPEGTELHNGILADLAPTVLDLMGLDLPPEMTGRSLMKK; encoded by the coding sequence ATGACCATCCCGAAGCCAGTTGTTCTTTGCATTCTTGATGGCTGGGGCAAGCGCGCGGACAAGATCGCCAACGCCACTCTATTGGCCAATACGCCCACCTTTGATAAGATCGTGGCCACCTGCCCCAATGCAGAACTTATCACTCATGGTCCCGACGTTGGCCTCCCCAGCGGTCAAATGGGTAATTCGGAGGTCGGTCATACTAATATCGGCGCCGGTCGGACCGTTGCGATGGATCTCGGCCAAATTGATCTCGCAATCGAAGATGGTAGCTTCGGCGCAATGCCCGCGCTCCAAAGCTTCATCGCCACGCTCAAAGAGACTGGCGGTACGGCACATCTTATGGGTTTGGTGTCCGATGGCGGGGTCCACGGTCACATTACCCATATTCGCGCAGCTATCGCTGAACTGACCGCTGCGGGCATTCCTGTCATTTTACACGCTATCACCGATGGCCGCGACGTTGCGCCCAGCTCCGCCAAGAAATTCATGGCTGAACTGGTCGCCACCCTCCCCGAGAACGCGACTATCGGAACGGTCATTGGCCGATACTACGCGATGGACCGCGACAATCGCTGGGAACGGGTCGAAACCGCCTATAGGGCCATCATGCAAGGGGCAGGCGTCACATCTGCACAGGACGCGCAATCTGCGATTTCGCAAGCATATGAAGCAGGAAAGACAGACGAATTCATTGAGGCAACGTGCATCGGCACCTACGCAGGCGTCCAACAAGGCGATGGTTTCTTTTGCCTGAATTTCCGCGCCGACCGTGCGCGCGAACTGCTTGCAGCAATCGCGGATCCTAACTTCGACGGCTTCGAACGCGGCGATGTCACGGCATTTTCCGCCCATCTCGGTATGGTCGAATATTCTGACCGTCATAATGACTGGTTCGCGACCGTTTTCCCGAAGCGCGCAATCAACAACACGCTCGGTTCGTGGGTGGCACAGCATGGCCTCACCCAATTCCGCCTCGCTGAAACCGAGAAATACCCGCATGTCACGTTCTTTCTCAACGGCGGCAAAGAGACCCCCGAAGTGGGCGAAGACAGGCATATGCCCAAATCCCCGAAGGTTGCCACCTATGATTTGCAGCCAGAAATGTCCGCCGCAGAAGTCACCGACCATTTTGTTGCTGCAATCGAAAAGGGCTATGACCTGATCGTGACCAACTACGCCAATCCGGACATGGTCGGTCACACCGGCGATCTCGAGGCCGCGATCAAAGCCTGCGAAGCGGTTGACCAAGGCCTTTCCCGTGTCCTTGCAGCGCTGAAAAAGGCAGGCGGTGCCATGATCATCACCGCCGATCATGGCAACTGCGAGGTTATGGTTGATCCCGTAACCGGCGGCCCCCACACGGCGCATACGCTCAGCCCGGTTCCTGTTGCCGTCATAGGGGCTCCAGAGGGTACAGAACTTCACAACGGTATTCTGGCAGACCTCGCTCCGACAGTTCTGGATCTTATGGGCCTCGACCTACCACCAGAAATGACCGGCCGCAGCCTAATGAAAAAATGA
- a CDS encoding I78 family peptidase inhibitor: MRRSLQIVSSICILIMLAACQTMAVLPALPSAEQDTCNAAQHSSLIGAHATDLERTLILQPVRVIRPDSLVTMDFLPTRLNFHINGQNVIARISCG; encoded by the coding sequence ATGCGCCGTTCACTACAGATAGTTTCATCAATTTGCATTTTGATAATGTTGGCCGCATGTCAGACCATGGCGGTGCTTCCGGCGCTACCGAGCGCGGAGCAGGACACTTGTAATGCGGCACAGCACTCATCATTGATAGGCGCGCATGCGACTGACCTTGAGCGAACGCTCATTCTTCAGCCGGTGCGCGTGATCCGCCCTGATTCTCTTGTGACGATGGATTTTCTGCCGACGCGCCTGAACTTTCACATCAACGGGCAGAATGTGATTGCGCGCATTTCTTGTGGTTGA
- a CDS encoding murein hydrolase activator EnvC, translating to MRKITAIVAAVGLSGPLFAQGADPAEMAAEASNRLKNASEILDRAETGSERVEALTEAIRAYEDGLAALRDSVRRAATRQATLEADLHAREQDVTRLLGVLQTLSRTPQSALLLHPDGPAGTARSGLLLADVTPAIQQEINTLTQTLEELEILQALQRDAETTVLDGLTGVQQARAELSDALADRRDLPRRYLEDPIKTALLLASTETLDAFAAGLAELSLPSPESETPNAADLKGTLPLPVNGTVLRKSGEADAAGNIRPGIVIAARPQALVTAPTAATVRFYGELLTYGNVVILEPAPDVLMVLAGLGDIYAEVGTVLPQGAPIGLMGTDHEATNANLTENSVLAPVPSTQTLYLEVREGHGPVNPALWFAFE from the coding sequence ATGAGAAAAATAACCGCGATCGTGGCTGCGGTCGGGCTATCCGGCCCCCTTTTTGCGCAGGGTGCTGATCCTGCCGAGATGGCAGCCGAGGCATCAAATCGGCTAAAAAATGCATCCGAGATTCTCGATAGGGCTGAAACTGGATCGGAGCGTGTCGAGGCCCTTACCGAGGCAATCCGTGCCTATGAGGACGGTTTGGCAGCCTTACGCGACAGCGTGCGCCGCGCCGCAACGCGCCAAGCAACGCTCGAAGCTGATCTCCACGCCCGCGAACAAGATGTGACCCGCTTGTTGGGCGTATTGCAGACCCTTTCCCGCACACCCCAATCTGCGCTGCTCTTACACCCTGACGGCCCCGCTGGGACTGCCCGCTCCGGATTGCTCCTCGCAGACGTCACCCCAGCGATACAACAGGAAATCAACACTCTCACTCAAACACTCGAAGAGCTTGAAATCCTTCAGGCACTCCAGCGTGACGCCGAGACAACCGTCCTTGATGGCTTAACCGGGGTTCAACAAGCACGCGCCGAATTGAGTGACGCCCTCGCTGACCGCCGCGATCTGCCGAGGCGGTATTTGGAGGATCCGATCAAAACAGCGCTTCTTTTGGCCTCGACCGAAACATTGGACGCTTTTGCAGCGGGTCTTGCTGAATTGTCCCTACCAAGCCCCGAATCCGAAACGCCCAACGCCGCCGATCTCAAAGGCACCCTCCCGCTGCCAGTGAACGGAACCGTCCTGCGCAAATCCGGCGAGGCCGATGCTGCCGGAAATATCCGACCGGGCATTGTCATCGCAGCACGCCCGCAGGCGCTCGTCACCGCGCCAACCGCAGCTACAGTGCGTTTCTATGGCGAACTGCTCACATACGGCAATGTCGTGATACTTGAACCTGCGCCAGATGTCCTGATGGTCCTTGCGGGCCTTGGCGACATCTATGCAGAGGTCGGCACAGTCTTGCCGCAAGGGGCTCCCATCGGTCTGATGGGCACCGATCACGAAGCAACAAACGCAAATTTGACTGAAAATTCGGTTCTCGCACCTGTCCCTTCCACACAAACCCTTTATCTTGAGGTCAGGGAGGGGCATGGTCCGGTCAATCCCGCTCTCTGGTTTGCATTCGAGTAA
- a CDS encoding carbonic anhydrase encodes MKNAKPLPDYLAKRYLGWRATNYSDNRAWYKRLAEIGQHPRAMVISCCDSRVHVTSIFGADQGEFFIHRNIASLVPPYNPDGEYHGTSAAVEYAVNSLKVAHLIVLGHSSCGGVRGCYEMCSGRAPELDEKTSFIGRWMDILRPGYERLPEGDDEMRQSTLEKEAVLVSLENLMTFPFVREAVENEMMSLHGLWNDIGEGTVECYQPETGKFEPVH; translated from the coding sequence ATGAAGAATGCCAAACCCCTTCCCGACTATTTGGCGAAACGCTATCTGGGCTGGCGGGCAACGAATTATTCGGACAATCGCGCATGGTACAAGCGCTTGGCCGAGATCGGACAACATCCGCGCGCTATGGTGATTTCCTGTTGTGATAGCAGGGTTCATGTGACGTCGATCTTTGGCGCAGATCAAGGGGAGTTCTTTATTCACCGCAATATTGCGAGCCTCGTTCCGCCTTATAACCCTGACGGCGAGTACCACGGCACTTCTGCGGCGGTTGAATATGCCGTCAATTCATTGAAGGTCGCGCATTTGATCGTGCTTGGGCATTCAAGCTGCGGTGGCGTGCGGGGATGCTACGAGATGTGCTCAGGCCGCGCGCCGGAGCTGGACGAAAAAACAAGCTTTATCGGGCGCTGGATGGATATTTTGCGGCCAGGTTATGAGCGCCTTCCTGAGGGTGACGATGAGATGAGGCAAAGCACGTTGGAAAAAGAAGCTGTTCTTGTGTCCCTCGAAAACCTGATGACTTTTCCGTTTGTCAGAGAAGCCGTGGAAAACGAAATGATGAGCCTGCATGGGCTTTGGAATGATATCGGGGAAGGCACGGTGGAGTGCTATCAACCGGAAACTGGAAAGTTCGAACCGGTTCATTAA
- a CDS encoding M17 family metallopeptidase: MIATFAAPSANDIPLHAVQSADLESFFAALPSRQMAWIQGNGFTARLGQTITIPDAHGNVSAAVVGLGDAKARLRTKFGAAKAASHLPAGTYALSGDISQELTTEIALGWLFEGYRFSRYHDQEKPKARLARPIGIDCDRLEAIAAGEFLTRDLINTPASDMGPDALEAAAQCLAEKFGASFSAIRGDDLLEQNFPMIHTVGRAADRAPRLIELNWGSTGPAVTLVGKGVCFDTGGLNLKPGSSMGLMKKDMGGAATVLGLAHMIMALALPIRLRVLVPAVENSVAGNAFRPQDILTSRKGLTVEINNTDAEGRLVLADALALADEADPDLVISMATLTGAARVAVGADIAPFFTDDDQIAAEISTAGAQSLDPVWRLPLHPAYESMIEPGIADLDNAPSGGKAGAITAALFLRRFVDARYVHFDIFGWQQAPAPSRPKGGFGQGARALLDFLEGMAKG, from the coding sequence ATGATTGCGACCTTCGCTGCTCCTTCTGCCAACGACATCCCTCTCCACGCCGTTCAATCCGCTGATCTCGAAAGTTTCTTCGCGGCTTTGCCGAGCCGGCAAATGGCGTGGATTCAGGGGAACGGATTTACCGCACGTCTGGGTCAAACCATCACTATCCCGGATGCTCACGGAAACGTCTCCGCCGCTGTAGTCGGATTGGGCGATGCCAAAGCCCGCCTCCGAACAAAGTTTGGCGCCGCAAAGGCTGCGTCGCATCTGCCTGCCGGCACCTATGCGCTTTCTGGCGACATCTCGCAGGAATTAACGACCGAAATCGCGCTCGGCTGGCTCTTTGAAGGATACCGCTTCTCCCGCTACCACGATCAGGAGAAGCCCAAAGCCCGCCTCGCAAGGCCAATCGGCATTGACTGTGACCGGCTCGAGGCCATTGCCGCAGGCGAATTTCTAACCAGAGATCTGATCAACACACCTGCCTCGGACATGGGACCAGACGCATTGGAAGCCGCTGCCCAATGCTTGGCTGAAAAGTTCGGGGCGAGTTTCTCAGCCATTCGCGGGGATGATCTGCTTGAACAGAACTTTCCAATGATCCACACGGTCGGGCGCGCCGCCGATCGGGCGCCTCGGCTTATCGAATTGAATTGGGGCTCCACCGGCCCCGCTGTTACGCTTGTTGGAAAGGGCGTTTGTTTCGATACCGGCGGCCTCAACCTCAAGCCCGGCTCATCGATGGGGTTGATGAAAAAGGACATGGGCGGCGCAGCAACGGTCCTCGGTCTTGCGCACATGATCATGGCACTCGCCCTTCCGATACGCCTGCGCGTCCTTGTCCCAGCCGTCGAAAACAGTGTCGCAGGTAACGCCTTCCGACCACAGGACATCCTGACCTCGCGCAAGGGTCTGACAGTCGAAATCAATAACACCGATGCCGAGGGGCGCTTGGTTCTGGCCGATGCATTGGCGCTCGCAGACGAAGCCGACCCCGATCTGGTGATCTCAATGGCCACGCTGACAGGCGCTGCTCGGGTCGCCGTCGGCGCAGATATCGCACCATTTTTCACTGACGATGATCAAATCGCAGCCGAAATTAGCACCGCAGGAGCGCAGAGCCTCGATCCCGTTTGGCGGCTCCCACTACACCCTGCCTATGAGAGCATGATCGAACCCGGTATTGCCGATCTCGACAATGCACCATCCGGCGGCAAAGCAGGCGCAATCACGGCCGCTCTTTTCCTCCGGCGCTTTGTCGATGCACGCTACGTTCATTTCGATATCTTTGGCTGGCAGCAAGCCCCCGCACCCTCAAGGCCGAAAGGCGGCTTTGGCCAAGGCGCGCGGGCACTTCTCGACTTTTTGGAGGGTATGGCCAAGGGTTGA
- a CDS encoding DUF2794 domain-containing protein, with amino-acid sequence MTVQMVPPFTGRHEQVAFHRTELAIVLGLYGRMVAAGEWRDYGISCLRDVAVFSVFRRTAEHALYRIEKRPKLRLRQGQYAVIGMDGQVLKRGDDLRQVLRVLERKLIRAVEN; translated from the coding sequence ATGACTGTACAGATGGTACCTCCTTTCACTGGCCGACATGAGCAGGTCGCGTTTCATCGGACCGAATTGGCGATCGTGCTCGGCCTCTATGGCAGGATGGTCGCTGCCGGTGAATGGCGCGACTACGGTATTTCGTGCTTGCGGGACGTAGCGGTTTTCTCGGTGTTCCGGCGCACAGCGGAGCATGCTTTGTACCGCATTGAAAAGCGCCCGAAACTACGCCTAAGACAGGGCCAATACGCGGTTATTGGCATGGACGGGCAGGTACTTAAGCGCGGGGATGACTTGCGCCAAGTTCTGCGTGTCTTGGAGCGCAAGTTGATCCGTGCGGTAGAGAATTAA